The Streptococcus oralis DNA window CCTTTTTTGGTTGCTTGGACTTCTTCTTTTGCTTGGTCCAACTCGAGTTTCAAGGTTTCTTGATCCTTCATCGCTTGAAGAGTTAACTGTTGCTGTTGGTCCAACTGTTTGTCCTTTTCAGCAATCTGGCGGTCTTTGATACGCATCTGTTCATCTTTTTCTGATAACTGGCGATCTTTAGCCTTGAGCTGCTCGTACAAGCGAAGAATTTCAGCGTTTTTTTCATCGACCAAGATTTCCATCAGTTCACGTTGTTTGACATCATCACTGACAGGCTCATCTTCAAAAATTGTTTTTTTATAGATTTCTTCTAGCTTAATCAAGCCACTTCGAGTAACTACAGTTACACCTTTGTCATTTTTTTTCGTGTCCTCTTCTGGAAGTTCTTTGACACGATTGTTGATTGCTTGACGAGATAATCCTAAGACCTCTGCAATCTCACTGACGGTCATTTCAATACTCATAATATCCTCTGAAACGTTTTCTAGCTTTTCTTTATTTAAATCTTATCATAAGCTAGATAAACTGTCAAATTTCCGCTTAATCTAAGGCCTTTAAAAAGGCTAGTAAGACTTGGGCAGAACGACGTCCAGCTTCGATAATAAACTCATCAAAAGAGATAGAGGCTTCGTGATTGGCATTGTCACTCATGGCACGAATGACTAGAAACGGTAAATTAAGAGACTGAGCCGCTTGAGCA harbors:
- the rocS gene encoding chromosome segregation protein RocS, producing MSIEMTVSEIAEVLGLSRQAINNRVKELPEEDTKKNDKGVTVVTRSGLIKLEEIYKKTIFEDEPVSDDVKQRELMEILVDEKNAEILRLYEQLKAKDRQLSEKDEQMRIKDRQIAEKDKQLDQQQQLTLQAMKDQETLKLELDQAKEEVQATKKGFFARLFGGK